A stretch of the Arachis stenosperma cultivar V10309 chromosome 6, arast.V10309.gnm1.PFL2, whole genome shotgun sequence genome encodes the following:
- the LOC130934682 gene encoding photosystem II CP43 reaction center protein-like → MNLFEVAHFVPEKPMYEQGLILLPHLATLGWGVGPGGEVIDTFPYFVSGVLHLISSAVLGFGGIYHALLGPETLEESFPFFGYVWKDRNKMTTILGIHLILLGIGAFLLVFKALYFGGIYDTWAPGGGDVRKITNLTLSPSIIFGYLLKSPFGGEGWIVSVDDLEDIIGGHVWLGSICILGGIWHILTKPFAWARRALVWSGEAYLSYSLGALSVFGFIACCFVWFNNTAYPSEFYGPTGPEASQAQAFTFLVRDQRLGANVGSAQGPTGLGKYLMRSPTGEVIFGGETMRFWDLRAPWLEPLRGPNGLDLSRLKKDIQPWQERRSAEYMTHAPLGSLNSGRRFNWSEHRPVKAEAAGSSPMKKLLDIMFYHGGTFKKNDDGILELGYDKVVECWWLVRGRSLEVGLRALTSDDELREMCFHAKKNDGVVDVYFEHGISTPELLEGKRTVMLLDYEA, encoded by the exons ATGAACCTATTTGAAGTGGCTCATTTCGTACCCGAGAAGCCCATGTATGAGCAAGGCTTAATTTTACTTCCCCATCTAGCAACTCTAGGTTGGGGGGTAGGTCCTGGGGGGGAGGTTATAGACACCTTTCCATACTTTGTGTCCGGAGTACTTCACTTAATTTCCTCTGCAGTATTGGGCTTTGGTGGTATTTATCATGCACTTCTGGGACCTGAGACTCTTGAAGAATCTTTTCCATTCTTCGGTTATGTATGGaaagatagaaataaaatgacTACAATTTTAGGTATTCACTTAATCTTGTTAGGCATAGGTGCTTTTCTTCTAGTATTCAAGGCTCTTTATTTTGGGGGTATATATGATACCTGGGCTCCGGGAGGGGGGGATGTAAGAAAAATTACCAACTTGACCCTTAGTCCAAGTATTATATTTGGTTATTTACTAAAATCACCTTTTGGAGGAGAGGGATGGATTGTTAGTGTGGACGATTTGGAAGATATAATTGGGGGGCATGTATGGTTGGGTTCGATTTGTATACTTGGTGGAATTTGGCATATTTTAACCAAACCTTTTGCGTGGGCTCGGCGTGCACTTGTATGGTCCGGAGAAGCTTATTTGTCTTATAGTTTAGGTGCTTTATCTGTTTTTGGCTTTATTGCTTGTTGCTTTGTCTGGTTTAATAATACCGCTTATCCGAGTGAATTTTACGGGCCCACTGGTCCAGAAGCTTCTCAAGCTCAAGCATTTACTTTTCTAGTTAGAGACCAACGTCTTGGGGCTAATGTAGGATCCGCTCAGGGACCTACCGGTTTAGGTAAATATTTAATGCGTTCCCCGACCGGAGAAGTAATTTTTGGGGGAGAAACTATGCGTTTTTGGGATCTACGTGCTCCCTGGTTAGAACCTCTAAGAGGTCCCAATGGTTTGGACTTGAGTAGACTTAAAAAAGACATACAGCCTTGGCAAGAACGTCGTTCCGCGGAATATATGACTCATGCTCCTTTAGGTTCTTTAAATTCTGGACGGAGG TTCAATTGGTCAGAGCACCGCCCTGTCAAGGCGGAAGCTGCGGGTTCGAGCCCC ATGAAAAAATTGCTGGATATCATGTTCTATCATGGTGGGACGTTTAAGAAGAATGATGATGGAATATTG GAGTTGGGGTACGACAAGGTAGTTGAATGCTGGTGGCTGGTTCGCGGCAGGAGCTTGGAAGTGGGACTGAGAGCTCTGACCAGTGATGATGAACTAAGGGAGATGTGCTTCCATGCAAAGAAGAATGATGGAGTAGTTGATGTTTATTTTGAACATGGAATTTCCACACCTGAACTGCTGGAGGGGAAAAGAACTGTGATGTTACTTGATTATGAAGCATAA